One window from the genome of Salisaeta longa DSM 21114 encodes:
- the katG gene encoding catalase/peroxidase HPI: protein MSEHTSESNGCPVMHNGTDAPPEGRTPARNRQWWPESLDLEILDQNVQNVSPWGDDFDYAAAFQSVDYDALKADIEAVMTDSKDWWPADYGHYGPLFIRMAWHSAGTYRTTDGRGGAAGGRQRLAPLSSWPDNANLDKARRLLWPVKQKYGRKISWADLMVLAGNVALESMGFKTFGFAGGREDDFKPDGSVDWGPENEMETWNRFNENDELENPLGATVMGLIYVNPEGPEGTPDPEWSARRIRLSFSRMAMNDVETAALIAGGHTFGKVHGASTDDHLQAEPEAAPIEQQGLGWHNTHGTGKGADTITSGIEGPWTEAPTQWDLGYLNNLLDYAWEPHKGPGGAWQWRPKDEELKGTVPDAHDPSNTVDPMMLTTDIALKRDPDYRAIIEDFRDDPDFFQESFAKAWYKLIHRDMGPPVRFIGPEVPDEEMLWQDPLPSADYDTIGADEIASLKETILATDLTVPQLVKTAWASASTYRDSDKRGGANGARIRLEPQKHWAVNEPEQLQTVLETLEGIQSDFNASRSDNVRVSLADLIVLGGHAAVEHAAAAAGYDVEVPFAPGRVDATQEQTDVDSFEALKPTADGFRNYLADNPAQDWKPEEFLVDKADLLDLSPAEMTVLVGGLRALNATYQDSGVGVLTDRPGTLTNDFFVNLLSMDYEWAAVEDGKNVYEIRDRATGEVQWTASRVDLIFGAHSRLRALAEVYGSDDAEEQFVHDFVRAWQKVMTLDRFDLA from the coding sequence ATGTCAGAGCACACAAGCGAATCGAACGGCTGCCCCGTGATGCACAATGGGACGGACGCGCCCCCGGAAGGGCGCACCCCGGCCCGCAACCGCCAGTGGTGGCCCGAAAGCCTCGACCTCGAAATCCTCGACCAGAACGTCCAGAACGTCAGCCCATGGGGCGACGACTTCGACTATGCCGCGGCGTTTCAGTCGGTCGACTACGACGCCCTGAAGGCCGACATCGAAGCCGTCATGACGGACTCTAAGGACTGGTGGCCCGCCGACTACGGGCACTACGGCCCGCTCTTTATCCGGATGGCCTGGCACAGCGCCGGCACCTACCGCACCACCGACGGCCGCGGCGGTGCAGCGGGCGGACGGCAGCGACTGGCGCCCCTTAGCAGCTGGCCCGACAACGCCAACCTCGACAAGGCCCGGCGCCTGCTGTGGCCCGTCAAGCAAAAGTACGGGCGCAAGATCTCGTGGGCCGACCTCATGGTCTTGGCCGGCAACGTGGCCCTGGAGTCGATGGGCTTCAAGACGTTTGGCTTTGCCGGCGGCCGCGAGGACGACTTCAAACCGGACGGCTCGGTCGACTGGGGCCCCGAGAACGAGATGGAGACCTGGAACCGGTTCAACGAAAACGACGAGCTCGAAAACCCGCTCGGCGCCACCGTGATGGGCCTCATCTACGTGAACCCCGAGGGCCCGGAAGGCACCCCCGATCCCGAGTGGTCGGCCCGTCGCATCCGCCTGTCGTTTAGCCGAATGGCCATGAACGACGTGGAGACCGCCGCACTCATTGCCGGCGGCCACACCTTTGGAAAGGTGCACGGCGCCAGCACCGACGACCATCTGCAGGCCGAGCCCGAAGCCGCACCCATCGAGCAGCAGGGCCTGGGCTGGCACAACACGCACGGCACCGGCAAGGGCGCCGACACCATCACCAGCGGCATTGAAGGGCCCTGGACCGAAGCGCCCACCCAGTGGGACCTCGGCTACCTCAACAACCTGCTCGACTACGCGTGGGAGCCCCACAAAGGCCCCGGCGGCGCGTGGCAGTGGCGGCCGAAAGACGAGGAGCTGAAGGGCACCGTGCCCGACGCCCACGACCCGTCGAACACCGTGGACCCGATGATGCTCACCACCGACATCGCCCTGAAGCGCGATCCGGACTATCGGGCCATCATCGAGGACTTCCGCGACGACCCCGATTTCTTCCAGGAATCCTTCGCGAAGGCCTGGTACAAGCTGATCCACCGCGACATGGGGCCGCCCGTTCGCTTCATTGGCCCCGAGGTGCCCGATGAGGAGATGCTCTGGCAGGACCCGCTGCCGTCGGCCGACTACGACACGATCGGCGCAGACGAGATTGCCTCGCTCAAGGAAACCATCCTGGCTACCGACCTCACCGTGCCCCAGCTGGTGAAGACCGCCTGGGCCTCGGCGTCTACCTATCGCGACAGCGACAAGCGCGGCGGTGCCAACGGCGCCCGCATTCGGCTCGAACCCCAGAAGCACTGGGCGGTGAACGAGCCGGAGCAGCTGCAGACGGTGCTGGAAACGCTGGAAGGCATCCAGTCCGACTTCAACGCGTCGCGCAGCGACAACGTGCGCGTCTCGCTGGCCGATCTGATCGTGCTGGGCGGCCATGCCGCTGTTGAACACGCCGCGGCGGCCGCGGGCTACGACGTGGAGGTGCCGTTTGCACCCGGCCGCGTAGATGCCACGCAAGAGCAAACGGACGTCGACTCGTTCGAGGCCCTCAAGCCCACCGCCGACGGCTTCCGCAACTACCTCGCCGACAACCCGGCGCAAGACTGGAAGCCCGAGGAGTTTTTGGTCGACAAGGCCGACCTGCTCGACCTCTCACCGGCCGAGATGACCGTGCTGGTGGGCGGCCTGCGGGCGCTCAACGCCACCTATCAGGACAGCGGTGTGGGCGTGCTCACCGACCGTCCCGGCACGCTGACGAACGACTTCTTCGTTAACCTGCTCTCGATGGATTACGAGTGGGCGGCGGTGGAGGACGGCAAGAACGTCTACGAAATCCGCGACCGGGCCACCGGCGAGGTGCAGTGGACGGCCTCCCGCGTAGACCTCATCTTCGGCGCGCACTCCCGCCTGCGGGCGCTCGCCGAGGTGTACGGCAGCGATGACGCCGAGGAGCAATTCGTGCACGACTTCGTGCGCGCCTGGCAGAAAGTGATGACGCTGGATCGCTTCGATCTGGCGTAA
- a CDS encoding amidohydrolase family protein, whose product MRLRWLVAACLLLLSSPAYAQPAPDGADTWDITAAHGPTKTVTFTTTEGTWMNLDVHPSGQTIVFDLLGDIYTLPIDGGTATRIAGGPALQIQPRYSPDGSRISYTSDRDGADNIWTMAADGSDRQQVTDADFRLLNNAVWTPDGQYLIARKHFTSTRSLGAGEMWMYHRSGGDGVRLTERRTNQKDAGEPAVSPDGRYLYYSEDMTSGETFAYNKDPNGQIYVIRRLNMETGALDNLITGAGGAVRPQPSPDGRYIAFVRRVRDESVLFLYDRQTGAEAALYDGLTKDQQETWAIFGVYPNFDWTPDSQHIVFYARGGFHKINVETRAVTDIPFEAKVEQRVTEAVAFSHDIGNEQFTAKMIRDAVTSPDGQTLVFHAVGRLWRKALPSGTPQPLTSPDRFAYDPAFSPDGQQIVYTTWDDAARGGIHLMNADGSNARELSQRPGYYYNPQFSPDGSKVVYRRATGNNMLGFVYGVAPGLYWMDVATGTRHFIREAGRTPQFSADGSRIYFLSGGGIGKTYQSVRLDGGGLRTLFDLKYVDAVLPSPDGRWVAFRDLYNVYIAPFPSTAGPITLSKDMTALPVQQVTRDAGTALHWSADSERLHWVLGPEYFARDLQDTFAFVAGGAARSQELPAIDTTGTPIGLTLPTDRPTGRMAFTNARLITMDPARTGDGVIENGTIVINRNRIAAVGPAADVSIPDGTTVIDAAGRTIMPGLVDVHAHANHFFSGLLPEANWSYYANLAYGVTTMHDPSATTETVFSMSELVKAGRMVGPRSFSTGTILYGADGDFKAVINDLADARSHLRRLKAVGAFSVKSYNQPRRNQRQQVLEAARAYEMLVMPEGGSTFFHNLTMIQDGHTGIEHALPIAPLYRDVLRLWEATDVRYTPTLMVGYGGLWGENYFYQMRDVWRNEKLLTFTPRPIIDARARRRVKAPASAFYHKQLAASANDLWDRGVGVQLGAHGQLQGLGAHWELWMFAQGGMTPMEALRAATLSGARYLGLHNDIGSLTEGKLADLLVLSKNPLADIRNSTSIEQVMVGGRLYDADTMDEVGNHPNERPKLYWERDETSNAFIWRDGGFAVPHACEVH is encoded by the coding sequence ATGCGTCTGCGTTGGCTTGTTGCTGCTTGCTTGCTCCTCCTTTCCTCTCCTGCGTATGCGCAACCAGCCCCCGACGGCGCCGACACGTGGGACATTACCGCGGCCCACGGGCCGACGAAGACGGTCACGTTTACGACGACCGAAGGCACGTGGATGAACCTGGACGTACATCCCAGCGGCCAAACCATCGTCTTCGACCTGCTGGGCGACATCTACACGCTGCCCATCGACGGCGGCACCGCCACGCGCATTGCCGGTGGCCCCGCACTGCAAATCCAGCCGCGCTACAGCCCCGACGGATCGCGCATCAGCTACACCAGCGACCGCGACGGCGCCGATAACATTTGGACGATGGCAGCCGACGGCTCCGACCGGCAGCAGGTAACCGATGCGGACTTCCGCCTGCTCAACAACGCGGTGTGGACGCCCGACGGGCAGTACCTCATCGCCCGCAAACACTTTACCTCCACCCGCTCGCTGGGCGCGGGCGAGATGTGGATGTACCACCGCAGCGGCGGCGACGGCGTGCGCCTGACCGAGCGCCGCACCAACCAGAAAGACGCCGGCGAACCCGCCGTAAGCCCCGACGGCCGCTACCTGTACTACAGCGAGGACATGACGTCTGGCGAAACGTTCGCGTACAACAAAGATCCAAACGGCCAAATTTACGTCATTCGCCGGCTCAACATGGAAACCGGCGCGCTCGACAACCTCATTACCGGCGCCGGGGGCGCCGTGCGGCCGCAACCTTCGCCCGATGGCCGCTACATTGCCTTCGTGCGGCGCGTGCGCGACGAGAGTGTCCTCTTCCTTTACGACCGGCAGACGGGTGCCGAGGCGGCCCTCTACGATGGCCTCACCAAGGATCAGCAGGAAACCTGGGCCATCTTTGGCGTCTACCCCAATTTCGACTGGACGCCCGACAGCCAGCATATTGTCTTTTACGCCCGGGGCGGCTTCCACAAAATCAACGTAGAGACCCGCGCCGTAACCGACATTCCGTTTGAGGCGAAGGTGGAGCAGCGCGTGACGGAGGCGGTTGCGTTTAGCCACGACATCGGCAACGAGCAGTTTACGGCCAAGATGATCCGCGATGCGGTGACCTCGCCCGACGGCCAGACGCTCGTCTTTCACGCCGTGGGCCGCCTCTGGCGCAAAGCCCTCCCCAGCGGCACGCCGCAGCCGCTCACGTCGCCCGACCGGTTTGCGTACGATCCGGCCTTCAGTCCGGACGGGCAGCAGATCGTGTACACGACGTGGGACGACGCGGCCCGCGGCGGCATCCACCTGATGAATGCCGACGGCTCGAACGCGCGTGAGCTCTCGCAGCGCCCCGGCTACTACTACAACCCGCAGTTTTCGCCCGACGGCTCGAAGGTCGTGTACCGGCGCGCCACCGGCAACAACATGCTCGGCTTCGTTTATGGCGTGGCCCCGGGGCTGTACTGGATGGACGTGGCCACCGGCACGCGCCACTTCATTCGGGAAGCCGGCCGCACGCCGCAATTTTCGGCCGACGGCTCGCGGATTTACTTTCTGAGCGGCGGGGGCATTGGCAAAACGTACCAGAGCGTGCGCCTTGACGGCGGCGGCCTCCGCACCTTGTTCGACCTGAAGTACGTCGACGCCGTGCTGCCGAGTCCGGACGGCCGGTGGGTGGCTTTTCGCGACCTCTACAACGTGTACATCGCGCCGTTTCCGTCGACGGCGGGGCCCATCACGCTGAGCAAAGACATGACGGCGCTGCCGGTGCAACAGGTGACGCGCGATGCCGGCACGGCGCTGCACTGGTCGGCCGATAGCGAGCGCTTGCACTGGGTGCTGGGGCCGGAGTACTTTGCGCGGGATTTGCAGGATACGTTCGCATTTGTCGCGGGCGGCGCGGCGCGTTCGCAGGAACTGCCGGCCATCGACACGACGGGAACGCCCATCGGCCTTACCCTGCCCACCGATCGCCCCACGGGCCGCATGGCCTTTACCAACGCGCGCCTCATCACGATGGACCCTGCGCGGACCGGCGACGGCGTCATCGAAAACGGTACCATCGTCATCAACCGCAATCGCATTGCCGCGGTGGGGCCTGCCGCCGACGTCTCCATCCCCGACGGCACGACGGTCATCGATGCGGCCGGCCGCACCATTATGCCCGGGCTGGTGGACGTGCACGCCCACGCCAACCATTTCTTCTCGGGCCTTCTTCCGGAAGCCAACTGGAGCTACTACGCGAACCTCGCCTATGGCGTCACGACCATGCACGACCCGTCGGCCACCACCGAGACGGTGTTCAGCATGAGCGAGCTCGTGAAGGCCGGACGCATGGTGGGGCCGCGCAGCTTTTCCACCGGCACCATCCTGTACGGCGCCGACGGCGACTTTAAGGCGGTCATCAATGACCTCGCCGACGCCCGCTCGCATCTGCGGCGCCTCAAGGCCGTGGGCGCCTTCTCGGTAAAGAGCTACAACCAGCCCCGGCGCAACCAGCGGCAACAGGTGCTGGAAGCTGCCCGCGCCTACGAGATGCTAGTGATGCCCGAGGGCGGCTCCACGTTCTTCCACAACCTGACCATGATTCAGGACGGCCACACCGGCATTGAGCACGCGCTGCCCATTGCGCCGCTGTACCGCGACGTGCTGCGCCTGTGGGAAGCCACCGACGTCCGCTACACGCCTACGTTAATGGTGGGCTACGGCGGCCTGTGGGGCGAAAACTACTTCTACCAGATGCGCGACGTCTGGAGAAACGAGAAGCTGCTCACGTTTACGCCGCGGCCCATCATCGATGCGCGGGCCCGGCGGCGCGTGAAGGCCCCGGCCTCGGCGTTTTACCACAAGCAACTCGCGGCCTCCGCGAACGACCTGTGGGACCGTGGCGTGGGCGTACAACTCGGCGCGCACGGACAGCTGCAGGGCCTCGGGGCGCACTGGGAATTGTGGATGTTTGCCCAGGGCGGCATGACGCCCATGGAGGCTCTCCGCGCGGCCACGCTCAGCGGCGCGCGCTACCTGGGCCTGCACAACGACATTGGATCGCTGACGGAGGGCAAGCTGGCCGATCTGCTGGTGCTGTCGAAGAATCCGCTGGCGGACATCCGTAACAGCACGAGCATCGAGCAGGTGATGGTGGGCGGCCGCCTCTACGACGCCGACACCATGGACGAGGTGGGTAACCATCCCAACGAGCGCCCCAAGCTGTACTGGGAGCGTGACGAAACCAGCAACGCCTTCATCTGGCGCGATGGCGGCTTTGCCGTGCCCCACGCCTGCGAGGTGCACTAG
- a CDS encoding high-potential iron-sulfur protein — translation MDEQQKTDVSRRAFLQRMGLLSVAGAGAGVLLSACGGGSKDKAAAGGGAGGGQAAGGGQTKTAAASCDDLSGLSASEKKMRSQMVKSLQYVENSPNPNKNCANCQLYQQAEAGKNCGGCQLFPGPVNPQGYCTSWVAAS, via the coding sequence ATGGACGAGCAACAGAAAACGGATGTATCGCGCCGTGCCTTTCTGCAACGGATGGGCCTCCTGAGCGTAGCCGGCGCCGGTGCTGGCGTCTTGCTGTCGGCCTGTGGCGGCGGCTCGAAGGACAAAGCCGCTGCGGGTGGCGGTGCTGGCGGTGGACAAGCCGCGGGCGGCGGACAGACGAAAACAGCTGCCGCATCCTGCGACGACCTCTCGGGCCTCTCGGCAAGCGAGAAGAAGATGCGCTCGCAGATGGTGAAGTCGCTGCAGTACGTTGAGAACTCCCCCAACCCGAATAAGAACTGCGCCAATTGTCAGCTCTACCAGCAGGCCGAGGCTGGAAAGAATTGCGGCGGTTGCCAGCTCTTCCCCGGACCGGTCAATCCGCAGGGGTACTGCACCTCCTGGGTGGCTGCTTCGTAA
- a CDS encoding YiiD C-terminal domain-containing protein, translating into MATLTEEAMKRLEELIVQEMPITRHLEFSLSADDEALRASAPLQPNANHMGTAFGGSLSMLATLTGWAMAYQVVEDMKEDIRRRAEILIQESDIEYLKPVCENISVVCERPDEDALERFREMLERWGRARLDLKCRIDAAGERAVTFIGRYVALAEDDER; encoded by the coding sequence ATGGCTACGCTCACCGAAGAGGCAATGAAGCGGCTGGAGGAGCTCATCGTCCAAGAGATGCCCATCACACGGCATCTGGAGTTCTCCCTGTCGGCTGATGACGAGGCGCTGCGTGCGTCGGCCCCTTTGCAGCCCAACGCCAACCACATGGGCACCGCGTTTGGCGGCAGCCTCAGCATGCTCGCGACGCTTACAGGCTGGGCCATGGCCTATCAGGTGGTGGAGGACATGAAGGAAGACATCCGCCGCCGCGCCGAAATTCTGATACAGGAGAGCGATATTGAGTACCTGAAGCCGGTGTGCGAAAATATTTCGGTGGTGTGCGAGCGCCCCGATGAGGATGCGCTGGAGCGCTTTCGGGAGATGCTGGAGCGCTGGGGCCGTGCGCGCCTCGACCTAAAATGCCGCATCGATGCCGCGGGCGAGCGCGCCGTGACGTTCATTGGACGCTACGTGGCCCTGGCTGAGGACGACGAACGCTAA
- the recQ gene encoding DNA helicase RecQ translates to MPSPVVPSRAQPADVLQSVFGHDTFRPYQERIVRRLLNGQHAVVIMPTGGGKSLCYQLPALMRDGVGIVVSPLIALMEDQVAALRQRGVSAAVINSGQSTDERRAVEQQLVDGTLDLCYVAPERIMRPRFQRLLHCATVALLAIDEAHCISQWGHDFRPEYLQLSELRTAFPEVPCIAVTATADAPTQQSIVQRLHLDDDALFVAGFDRPNIRYTVVPKRRNARTQLLRFLNREHPHGAGIVYCLSRKRVEQTAEWLSAQGRTAVPYHAGLSDEQRAAHQERFLHADDLVVVATVAFGMGINKPDVRFVAHLDVPKTLEAYYQETGRAGRDGEPASAWMAYRLADIVRMHRFIDDGAANDFSRRQHQKLDALFGYCESTACRRTVLLGYFDETYPHARCDNCDNCLQPPHTWQGTEAAQKVLSCIARTEQRFGAAHIADVLTGSNTKKIRQHGHDALPTHGVGDNRPKRAWRSIIRQLVAKGLIRVDMAGYGALQLDPSCAPVLRGETAVELRRPSKAPVAPAAADSERPSHGPERDLFDALRETRAALAKAQEVPPYVIFHDKTLWAMVEKRPATLADFRRLPGVGDMKQKRYGPDFLEALADF, encoded by the coding sequence ATGCCTTCGCCCGTTGTCCCTTCGCGCGCCCAGCCGGCCGACGTGCTTCAGTCGGTGTTTGGCCACGACACCTTTCGGCCGTACCAGGAGCGCATCGTACGTCGCCTGCTTAATGGACAGCATGCGGTTGTTATCATGCCCACGGGCGGCGGCAAGTCGCTGTGCTACCAGCTGCCCGCGCTTATGCGCGACGGCGTAGGCATTGTCGTGTCGCCACTCATTGCGCTGATGGAAGACCAGGTGGCGGCGCTTCGGCAGCGCGGCGTGTCTGCGGCCGTCATCAACTCGGGCCAGTCGACTGACGAGCGCCGGGCGGTGGAGCAGCAGCTCGTAGACGGTACGCTCGATCTGTGCTACGTGGCGCCCGAGCGCATCATGCGGCCGCGCTTTCAGCGCCTGCTGCACTGTGCCACCGTGGCCCTCCTGGCCATCGACGAGGCCCACTGCATTTCGCAATGGGGCCACGACTTCCGCCCCGAGTACCTGCAACTGAGCGAATTGCGGACGGCTTTTCCGGAGGTGCCGTGCATCGCCGTGACGGCCACCGCCGACGCGCCCACGCAGCAGTCCATTGTACAGCGCCTGCACCTCGACGACGACGCGCTGTTCGTGGCGGGCTTCGACCGGCCCAACATCCGCTACACGGTGGTGCCCAAGCGCCGTAACGCCCGCACGCAGCTGCTGCGCTTTTTGAATCGCGAGCACCCGCACGGGGCGGGCATCGTGTATTGCCTCTCGCGCAAGCGGGTGGAGCAGACGGCCGAATGGCTCTCGGCGCAGGGGCGCACGGCCGTTCCGTACCACGCGGGCCTCTCCGATGAACAGCGGGCGGCGCATCAGGAGCGCTTTCTGCACGCCGACGACCTGGTGGTGGTGGCTACGGTGGCGTTTGGGATGGGCATCAACAAGCCGGATGTGCGCTTTGTGGCCCACCTGGATGTGCCGAAGACGCTGGAAGCCTACTATCAGGAGACGGGCCGCGCGGGCCGCGATGGGGAACCGGCGAGCGCGTGGATGGCGTACCGCCTGGCCGACATCGTGCGTATGCACCGCTTCATCGACGACGGCGCCGCTAACGACTTCAGCCGGCGGCAGCATCAGAAGCTGGACGCGCTGTTTGGCTACTGCGAGTCGACCGCCTGCCGCCGCACGGTGCTGTTGGGATACTTCGACGAGACGTACCCGCACGCGCGCTGCGATAACTGCGACAACTGCTTGCAGCCGCCGCACACGTGGCAGGGCACCGAGGCCGCGCAAAAGGTGCTGTCGTGTATTGCGCGCACCGAGCAGCGCTTTGGTGCCGCCCACATCGCCGACGTGCTGACGGGCAGCAACACGAAGAAAATTCGGCAGCATGGGCACGATGCGCTTCCCACCCACGGCGTGGGCGACAACCGGCCGAAGCGCGCGTGGCGATCGATCATTCGTCAGCTGGTTGCCAAGGGGCTCATCCGCGTCGACATGGCCGGGTATGGCGCGCTGCAGCTCGATCCGTCGTGCGCGCCGGTGCTGCGCGGCGAGACGGCGGTGGAGCTGCGGCGGCCCAGCAAAGCGCCGGTGGCGCCGGCGGCCGCCGATAGCGAGCGGCCCTCGCACGGCCCCGAGCGAGACTTGTTCGATGCCTTGCGGGAAACGCGCGCGGCGCTGGCGAAGGCGCAAGAGGTGCCCCCGTACGTCATCTTCCACGACAAAACCTTGTGGGCGATGGTGGAGAAGCGGCCTGCGACGCTGGCGGATTTCCGCCGGTTGCCGGGCGTGGGCGACATGAAGCAAAAACGCTACGGCCCCGACTTTCTGGAGGCGCTGGCAGACTTCTGA
- a CDS encoding ATP-dependent DNA helicase, protein MGLTEHQQAAYDEVYERLASGERFTGLRGYAGTGKTYLAARLVERLMAEDCPVYVCAPTHKAVQVLREQMTHTEAPAQTVHSFLGLRLAPDGSGGYALEPDDREREPTAGVVIVDEASMIGRAEWSFIEKTPIFVQWLFVGDPAQLPPVNEDDSMALQAPGPTLTEVHRQAKDNPILQLATQIRAGDGGPFRSAFDGDAGVAITDRRTGFLDSILRAFQHEDGAATDTRVLAYRNKTVRRYNREIRMARYGDDAPRFAKDEWIVARESWYHEQVPILTNSEELRVISATPDTVAIDDMSEWAIWKLKVHAPGDTQTRTAHVLHEKEHERFQEELDRRRKAAVEEPSKWSAYYDLRERFARVDYAYASTVHKAQGSTYDTVFVDHRDLRACRGEEERALRYVAVTRPRRRLALLV, encoded by the coding sequence ATGGGGCTTACCGAGCATCAGCAGGCAGCGTACGACGAGGTCTACGAGCGACTGGCCAGCGGCGAACGCTTCACGGGCCTGCGCGGCTACGCAGGAACCGGCAAAACGTACCTGGCCGCCCGCCTTGTGGAGCGCCTCATGGCCGAAGACTGTCCCGTGTACGTGTGCGCGCCGACGCACAAGGCCGTGCAGGTGCTGCGCGAGCAGATGACCCACACGGAGGCGCCCGCCCAAACGGTGCACTCGTTTCTGGGGCTGCGCCTCGCCCCCGACGGCTCGGGCGGCTATGCCCTGGAGCCCGACGACCGCGAGCGCGAGCCCACCGCTGGCGTGGTGATCGTCGACGAAGCCTCGATGATTGGCCGCGCCGAGTGGTCGTTTATCGAGAAGACGCCCATCTTTGTGCAATGGCTGTTTGTGGGCGACCCGGCCCAGCTGCCTCCGGTAAACGAAGACGACTCGATGGCCCTGCAGGCCCCCGGCCCCACCCTCACCGAGGTGCACCGCCAGGCCAAAGACAATCCGATTTTGCAGCTGGCCACCCAAATTCGCGCGGGCGACGGGGGGCCGTTCCGCAGCGCATTCGACGGCGACGCGGGCGTAGCGATCACCGACCGGCGCACCGGCTTTTTGGATAGCATCCTGCGCGCCTTTCAGCACGAAGACGGTGCCGCCACAGACACGCGCGTGCTGGCGTACCGCAACAAAACCGTCCGCCGCTACAACCGCGAAATCCGCATGGCGCGCTACGGCGACGATGCGCCCCGCTTTGCGAAAGACGAGTGGATTGTGGCCCGCGAGTCGTGGTACCACGAGCAGGTGCCCATCCTAACGAACAGCGAGGAGCTGCGCGTCATCTCGGCGACGCCCGATACGGTGGCCATCGACGACATGAGCGAGTGGGCCATCTGGAAGCTGAAGGTGCACGCCCCCGGCGATACGCAAACGCGCACGGCCCACGTGCTGCACGAGAAAGAGCACGAGCGCTTTCAGGAAGAACTTGACCGGCGCCGCAAAGCAGCGGTCGAGGAGCCCTCGAAGTGGTCTGCGTACTACGATTTGCGCGAGCGCTTTGCACGGGTCGATTACGCATACGCCAGTACGGTGCACAAGGCGCAAGGCTCTACCTACGACACCGTGTTTGTGGATCACCGCGACTTGCGCGCGTGCCGCGGCGAGGAAGAGCGCGCCCTGCGCTACGTGGCGGTTACGCGTCCGCGCCGCCGCCTGGCCCTTTTGGTGTAA
- a CDS encoding NAD(P)H-binding protein, protein MPPEAASDAPQTIAIAGTSGLVGTAVREELAGPHRFLALTRSPVRAKVHADTPHVTWRHCDLFDPYDVKQALEGADRALYLVHSMLPSSRMTQGRTADLDLLLADNFARAAEAAGVQHILTIGGLVPDAHTLPRALQHRLDIERTLASGRVPVTTLRAGLIVGPGGTWLELMLNLVRRLPVMILPAWTQARTQPIALPDVVRALNRLLNQPAPTQNQVFDIGGPTVMTYRSLLKRSARVLDLKRPMATVPIDAPQLSKLWVRVFSGAPWALVSPLIDSLRLGATVRDNPLQRWLVRDAESYERALQRCVDAQGRPVPNPRADLRARDDAAIEAQSRARSVQRLPLPPGYTAHDVANAYVRWLPRFGWPFLRCTVTKGRVCRFFLRPLPTPILTLEFDPARSPSGRQLFEVTGGLLAAPAAKRRGRLEFRRALDGSCVIAAVHDFAPRLPWTLYTSTQALVHLLVMRRFGAHLQRLAQRERTDAPAHQHA, encoded by the coding sequence ATGCCTCCTGAAGCCGCTTCCGACGCTCCCCAGACCATTGCGATTGCTGGCACCAGCGGACTCGTGGGCACGGCCGTGCGCGAGGAGCTGGCAGGCCCGCATCGCTTTCTGGCACTTACGCGGTCGCCGGTGCGTGCGAAAGTGCATGCCGACACGCCGCACGTGACGTGGCGGCATTGCGATCTGTTCGATCCGTACGACGTGAAGCAGGCGCTGGAGGGCGCCGACCGCGCGCTCTACCTCGTGCATTCGATGCTGCCTTCGTCGCGCATGACGCAGGGCCGCACGGCGGACCTGGATCTGCTGCTGGCCGACAATTTTGCGCGGGCGGCCGAGGCGGCCGGCGTGCAGCACATCCTCACCATTGGCGGATTGGTTCCCGACGCCCACACCCTCCCGCGCGCGCTGCAACACCGGCTCGATATTGAGCGCACCCTGGCCTCGGGGCGCGTGCCCGTTACCACGCTGCGGGCTGGCCTCATCGTAGGCCCCGGCGGCACGTGGCTGGAGCTCATGCTAAACCTGGTGCGGCGCCTGCCCGTCATGATTTTGCCGGCCTGGACGCAGGCCCGCACGCAACCCATTGCCCTTCCCGACGTGGTGCGCGCACTCAACCGCCTGCTCAACCAGCCCGCACCCACCCAAAATCAGGTGTTCGACATTGGCGGGCCCACCGTCATGACGTATCGCTCGCTCCTGAAGCGCAGCGCGCGCGTGCTGGACCTCAAGCGCCCCATGGCCACCGTGCCCATCGACGCGCCGCAGCTCTCCAAGCTGTGGGTTCGCGTCTTTAGCGGCGCCCCGTGGGCCCTCGTCAGTCCGCTCATCGACAGCCTACGCCTGGGTGCCACCGTGCGCGACAATCCGCTGCAGCGGTGGCTGGTGCGTGACGCCGAGTCGTACGAGCGCGCACTGCAACGGTGCGTGGATGCCCAGGGCCGCCCGGTGCCCAACCCGCGGGCCGACCTCCGCGCGCGCGACGACGCGGCCATCGAGGCGCAAAGCCGCGCCCGCTCGGTGCAACGCCTGCCGCTGCCGCCCGGCTACACCGCCCACGACGTGGCCAATGCCTACGTCCGCTGGCTGCCGCGCTTCGGCTGGCCCTTCCTGCGCTGCACGGTCACCAAGGGCCGCGTCTGCCGATTTTTTCTGCGCCCGCTCCCCACGCCCATCCTAACGCTGGAGTTCGACCCGGCGCGTAGCCCCTCGGGACGGCAACTGTTTGAGGTGACCGGCGGCCTTCTCGCCGCGCCCGCTGCCAAGCGCCGCGGACGCCTCGAATTTCGGCGCGCGCTGGACGGGTCGTGCGTCATCGCGGCGGTGCACGACTTTGCCCCCCGCCTGCCGTGGACGCTGTACACGAGCACGCAAGCCCTCGTTCATCTGCTGGTGATGCGCCGCTTTGGCGCGCACCTGCAACGATTGGCGCAGCGCGAACGTACAGACGCTCCGGCACACCAGCACGCGTAG